From a single Streptomyces sp. NBC_00377 genomic region:
- a CDS encoding peptidoglycan D,D-transpeptidase FtsI family protein gives MNKPLRRIAIFCGLLVLTLLLRDNYLQYVKADSLAGDSKNRRVNITRYATPRGNIIVDGKAITGSVETSGDYKFKRTWSNGAMWAPVTGYSSQAFGANQLERLEDGILSGNDDRLFFRNTLDMITGKEKAGGSVITTLNPAAQKAAFQGLGDKKGAVAAIEPSTGKILALVSTPSYDPSKFAGSSDTDAKAWNAVQKKNDPDDPMLNRALRETYPPGSTFKVVTAAAALENGEVSGIDVKTDTPDPFKLPQSTNKLTNEHGACENATLRYALMVSCNTVFAKMADNVGNEKMIEQAEKFGFNESELDTPVRAAKSVYPKDNPPQNALDGIGQGSNAATPLQMAMVASAVANDGKLMKPYMVDELRAPNLDTLETTEPQQLSQAVSSKTAQALQEMMRTVVEDPQGTGGKAKISNVIVGGKTGTAQHGLNNSEKPYAWFISYAQLSDGSAPVAVAVVVEDGSANRGDITGGGLAGPIARDVMKAVIDSKK, from the coding sequence ATGAACAAGCCCCTGCGCCGGATCGCGATCTTCTGCGGCCTCCTGGTCCTCACGCTGCTGCTGCGCGACAACTACCTCCAGTACGTCAAGGCGGACAGCCTCGCCGGCGACAGCAAGAACCGCCGCGTCAACATCACGCGCTACGCCACCCCGCGCGGCAACATCATCGTCGACGGCAAGGCCATCACCGGTTCGGTGGAGACCAGCGGCGACTACAAGTTCAAGCGCACCTGGTCCAACGGGGCGATGTGGGCACCGGTCACCGGCTACTCCTCGCAGGCGTTCGGCGCCAACCAGCTGGAGCGGCTGGAGGACGGCATCCTCAGCGGCAACGACGACCGGCTCTTCTTCCGCAACACCCTGGACATGATCACGGGCAAGGAGAAGGCGGGCGGCAGCGTCATCACCACCCTCAACCCCGCCGCGCAGAAGGCCGCCTTCCAGGGCCTCGGCGACAAGAAGGGCGCGGTCGCCGCGATCGAACCGTCCACCGGCAAGATCCTCGCCCTGGTCTCCACCCCGTCGTACGACCCCTCGAAGTTCGCCGGTTCCTCCGACACGGACGCCAAGGCGTGGAACGCCGTCCAGAAGAAGAACGACCCCGACGACCCGATGCTCAACCGCGCACTGCGCGAGACCTACCCGCCGGGCTCCACGTTCAAGGTGGTCACGGCCGCCGCCGCGCTGGAGAACGGCGAGGTCTCCGGCATCGACGTGAAGACCGACACCCCGGACCCGTTCAAGCTGCCGCAGTCCACGAACAAGCTCACCAACGAGCACGGCGCCTGTGAGAACGCCACGCTGCGCTACGCGCTCATGGTGTCCTGCAACACCGTCTTCGCGAAGATGGCCGACAACGTCGGCAACGAGAAGATGATCGAGCAGGCGGAGAAGTTCGGCTTCAACGAATCCGAGCTGGACACCCCGGTGCGCGCCGCCAAGTCCGTCTACCCCAAGGACAACCCGCCGCAGAACGCCCTGGACGGCATCGGCCAGGGCTCCAACGCGGCCACCCCGCTCCAGATGGCCATGGTCGCCTCGGCGGTCGCCAACGACGGCAAGCTGATGAAGCCGTACATGGTCGACGAGCTGAGGGCCCCGAACCTGGACACCCTGGAGACGACCGAGCCCCAGCAGCTGTCCCAGGCCGTCTCCTCCAAGACCGCGCAGGCCCTCCAGGAGATGATGCGGACGGTCGTCGAGGACCCGCAGGGCACCGGCGGCAAGGCCAAGATCAGCAACGTCATCGTGGGCGGCAAGACCGGAACCGCCCAGCACGGCCTCAACAACAGCGAGAAGCCGTACGCCTGGTTCATCTCGTACGCGCAACTGTCCGACGGCAGCGCACCGGTGGCCGTCGCCGTCGTCGTCGAGGACGGTTCCGCCAACCGCGGCGACATCACCGGCGGCGGTCTGGCCGGTCCGATCGCAAGGGACGTGATGAAGGCAGTCATCGACAGCAAGAAGTGA
- a CDS encoding Stp1/IreP family PP2C-type Ser/Thr phosphatase: MSLSLRFAAGSHKGMIREGNEDSGYAGPRLLAIADGMGGAAAGEVASSEAISTIVALDDDVPGSDVLTSLGTAVQRANDQLRSLVEEDPQLEGMGTTLTALLWTGQRLGLVHVGDSRAYLLRDGVLTQITQDHTWVQRLVDEGRITEEEATTHPQRSLLMRALGSGEHVEPDLSIREVRAGDRYLICSDGLSGVVSHQTLEDTLASYQGPQETVQELIQLALRGGGPDNITVIVADVLDLDTGDTLAGQLSDTPVVVGAVAENQLQLHDNGIMQTPAGRASGLGRRQQGRGGGGEFGPPGSGGDITGFIPTDGFGDYTDDDFVKPRKGRKWLKRSFYSVLALAVIGGGLYGGYRWTQTQYYVGTKGEHVALYRGISQDLAWVSLSKIEKDHPEIELKYLPDYQQKLVESTIAEGNLSTAQKKIAELAVQASACKKHADTPTASKTGSKTGEGKAGGTTGTTPVSVTSKASPSPSATASPSAPATTTPTPGPSLSEEEQKVVSRCGEQ; encoded by the coding sequence ATGAGTCTGTCACTGCGTTTCGCCGCCGGATCGCACAAGGGCATGATCCGGGAGGGCAACGAGGACTCCGGTTACGCCGGTCCGCGCCTGCTCGCCATCGCCGACGGCATGGGCGGTGCCGCCGCCGGTGAGGTCGCGTCCTCCGAGGCCATCTCGACCATCGTCGCCCTCGACGACGACGTTCCCGGCTCCGACGTCCTCACCTCGCTCGGCACCGCAGTCCAGCGCGCCAACGACCAGCTGCGCTCGCTGGTCGAGGAGGACCCCCAGCTCGAAGGCATGGGGACCACCCTGACTGCCCTGCTGTGGACCGGGCAGCGCCTCGGCCTCGTCCACGTCGGCGACTCGCGCGCGTACCTGCTGCGGGACGGCGTACTGACCCAGATCACCCAGGACCACACCTGGGTGCAGCGCCTCGTCGACGAAGGCCGCATCACCGAGGAAGAGGCCACCACCCACCCGCAGCGGTCCCTGTTGATGCGGGCGCTGGGCAGCGGCGAGCACGTGGAGCCCGACCTGTCGATCCGGGAGGTCCGGGCCGGCGACCGCTACCTGATCTGCTCCGACGGCCTGTCCGGCGTGGTCTCCCACCAGACGCTCGAGGACACCCTCGCCAGCTACCAGGGCCCCCAGGAGACCGTGCAGGAGCTGATCCAGCTCGCCCTGCGCGGCGGTGGCCCCGACAACATCACCGTGATCGTCGCCGACGTTCTCGACCTGGACACCGGCGACACCCTCGCCGGGCAGCTGTCCGACACCCCGGTCGTGGTCGGCGCGGTCGCCGAGAACCAGCTCCAGCTCCACGACAACGGCATCATGCAGACCCCGGCGGGACGCGCCTCGGGCCTCGGCCGCAGGCAGCAAGGGCGCGGCGGAGGCGGCGAGTTCGGCCCGCCCGGCTCCGGCGGCGACATCACCGGTTTCATCCCGACCGACGGCTTCGGCGACTACACCGACGACGACTTCGTCAAGCCCCGCAAGGGCCGGAAGTGGCTCAAGAGATCCTTCTACAGCGTGCTCGCGCTCGCCGTCATCGGCGGCGGCCTGTACGGCGGCTACCGCTGGACGCAGACGCAGTACTACGTCGGCACCAAGGGCGAACACGTCGCGCTGTACCGGGGCATCAGCCAGGACCTGGCCTGGGTGTCGCTGTCGAAGATCGAGAAGGACCATCCCGAGATCGAACTCAAGTACCTCCCGGACTACCAGCAGAAGCTGGTCGAGTCGACGATCGCCGAGGGCAACCTGTCCACCGCCCAGAAGAAGATCGCCGAACTGGCCGTCCAGGCCTCCGCCTGCAAGAAGCACGCCGATACCCCCACGGCGAGCAAGACCGGTTCGAAGACCGGCGAGGGCAAGGCCGGCGGCACCACGGGAACCACCCCCGTCTCCGTCACGTCCAAGGCATCGCCGAGCCCCTCGGCAACCGCGTCCCCGTCCGCACCCGCGACCACTACTCCCACCCCCGGCCCCAGCCTTTCGGAGGAAGAGCAGAAGGTCGTCTCGCGGTGCGGTGAGCAGTAG
- a CDS encoding DUF3662 and FHA domain-containing protein produces MGVLKKFEQRLEGLVNGTFAKVFKSEVQPVEIAGALQRECDNNATIWNRDRTVVPNDFIVELSTPDYERLSPYSGQLGDELAGMVRDYAKQQRYTFMGPIKVNLEKADDLDTGLYRVRSRTLASSSSQAPEQAPAGGRQRPGGSGGPGYPGAGAGAAAPPMPSAPPPGARPGGYGYPPAAGAQRPGAAGGGLAGAPQPGSHTRHWVEINGTRHQISRGTLVMGRSTEADVRIDDPGVSRRHCEIRTGSPSTIQDLGSTNGIVVDGQHTTRATLRDGSRIVVGSTTIIYRQAEG; encoded by the coding sequence ATGGGAGTCCTGAAGAAGTTCGAGCAGCGTCTCGAGGGTCTGGTCAACGGCACCTTCGCCAAGGTCTTCAAGTCCGAGGTCCAGCCCGTCGAGATCGCAGGAGCGCTCCAGCGCGAGTGCGACAACAACGCGACCATCTGGAACCGGGACCGGACTGTCGTCCCCAACGACTTCATCGTCGAACTGAGCACCCCGGACTACGAGCGCCTCAGCCCGTACTCCGGACAGCTCGGCGACGAGCTCGCCGGCATGGTCCGCGACTACGCCAAGCAGCAGCGCTACACCTTCATGGGACCGATCAAGGTCAACCTGGAGAAGGCGGACGACCTCGACACCGGTCTGTACCGGGTGCGCAGCCGTACGCTCGCCTCTTCCAGCAGCCAGGCCCCGGAGCAGGCGCCCGCGGGCGGCAGACAGCGCCCCGGCGGATCAGGCGGGCCGGGTTACCCCGGGGCCGGAGCCGGCGCGGCCGCTCCGCCCATGCCCTCCGCTCCGCCGCCCGGCGCCCGTCCCGGCGGCTACGGCTACCCGCCCGCCGCGGGCGCCCAGCGCCCGGGCGCGGCAGGCGGAGGCCTGGCCGGGGCCCCACAGCCCGGGTCGCACACCCGCCACTGGGTCGAGATCAACGGCACCCGCCACCAGATCTCGCGCGGCACGCTCGTGATGGGCCGCAGCACCGAGGCCGACGTGCGGATCGACGATCCCGGCGTCTCCCGCCGGCACTGCGAGATCCGGACCGGCTCGCCCTCGACGATCCAGGATCTCGGCTCCACCAACGGCATCGTGGTGGACGGGCAGCACACCACCCGCGCTACGCTCCGCGACGGCTCGCGGATCGTCGTGGGCAGCACCACCATCATTTACCGGCAAGCCGAAGGGTGA
- a CDS encoding FHA domain-containing protein FhaB/FipA, translating into MSELTLTVMRLGFLAVLWLFVIVAVQVIRSDLFGTRVTQRGSRREAGRAQQAQRQQAPPQQRQQPAAAGRTRRNAPTKLVVSEGTLTGTTVALQGQTITLGRAHDSTIVLDDDYASSRHARIYPDRDGQWIVEDLGSTNGTYLDRSRLTTPTPIPLGAPIRIGKTVIELRK; encoded by the coding sequence ATGTCAGAGCTGACCCTCACGGTCATGCGGCTGGGTTTTCTGGCCGTACTGTGGCTGTTCGTCATCGTGGCCGTGCAGGTCATCCGCAGCGACCTCTTCGGTACGCGCGTCACTCAGCGCGGTTCGCGCCGGGAGGCCGGGCGGGCGCAGCAGGCACAGCGCCAGCAGGCGCCTCCCCAGCAGCGCCAGCAGCCCGCCGCCGCGGGCCGCACCCGGCGCAACGCACCCACCAAGCTGGTCGTGTCCGAGGGCACCCTCACCGGCACGACCGTCGCGCTCCAGGGCCAGACCATCACTCTGGGCCGGGCGCACGACAGCACGATCGTGCTGGACGACGACTACGCCTCCAGCCGCCATGCCAGGATCTACCCGGACCGCGACGGCCAGTGGATCGTCGAGGACCTGGGCTCCACCAACGGCACGTATCTCGACCGATCGCGGCTGACGACTCCCACACCGATCCCGCTGGGCGCGCCGATCCGTATCGGCAAGACCGTCATCGAGCTTCGGAAGTAG
- a CDS encoding class E sortase — translation MRSSSRNAVERGQRNVAATAGDTEHEEHARVDASEPAPRRRGGGRIALAVSVFGELLITAGLVLGLFVVYSLWWTNVVADRHADRQGDKVRDNWAHEDTGPGALDTKDGIGFLHVPAMRNGEVLVAKGTSSKILNEGVAGYYTDPLKAALPTSGKEGNFTLAAHRDGHGAKFHNIDKLSKGDPIVFETKDDWYVYKVYAVLPETSKYNVEVLGRIPAESGKKKAGHYITLTTCTPVYTSRYRYVVWGELVRVDKVDANRTPPKELG, via the coding sequence ATGCGCTCGTCGAGTAGGAACGCAGTCGAGCGAGGGCAGAGGAACGTGGCAGCGACCGCCGGCGACACCGAGCACGAAGAGCACGCGCGTGTGGACGCGTCCGAACCGGCGCCGAGGCGCCGCGGGGGCGGCCGGATCGCCCTGGCCGTCAGCGTCTTCGGGGAGCTCCTCATCACGGCGGGCCTGGTGCTCGGCCTGTTCGTCGTCTACTCCCTGTGGTGGACCAACGTCGTGGCCGACCGGCACGCGGACCGGCAGGGCGACAAGGTGCGCGACAACTGGGCGCATGAGGACACCGGTCCCGGGGCGTTGGACACCAAGGACGGCATCGGTTTCCTGCACGTCCCCGCGATGCGGAACGGGGAGGTGCTGGTGGCGAAGGGCACCTCGTCCAAGATCCTCAACGAGGGCGTCGCGGGCTACTACACCGACCCGCTGAAGGCCGCTCTGCCGACGAGCGGCAAGGAGGGCAACTTCACGCTCGCCGCGCACCGCGACGGCCACGGCGCGAAGTTCCACAACATCGACAAGCTGTCGAAGGGCGACCCGATCGTCTTCGAGACGAAGGACGACTGGTACGTCTACAAGGTGTACGCGGTGCTGCCCGAGACCTCGAAGTACAACGTCGAGGTGCTCGGCCGGATCCCCGCGGAGTCCGGCAAGAAGAAGGCCGGCCACTACATCACCCTGACGACCTGCACACCGGTGTACACGAGCCGGTACCGCTACGTGGTGTGGGGGGAGCTGGTGCGGGTGGACAAGGTGGACGCGAACCGCACCCCGCCGAAGGAACTGGGCTGA
- a CDS encoding class E sortase, with the protein MTALRPEREDSYGTASYESFGGDAYGSAAHAGEPYQPPVDDETVALRIPPAPRPGGRSRSASHASGASPAPGTPAGGRAARRKAAKGRHGRHGGPGDAAESYNGSDAPAQDERPLSRVEARRRQRARKPSAGVVVSRAVGEVFITTGVLMLLFVTYQLWWTNVRAHAQADKEASSLQDDWANGKGAPGVFSPGQGFAILHIPKLDVVVPIAEGVSNKKVLDKGMVGHYGEGPLTTAMPDAKTGNFGLAGHRNTHGEPFRYINRLQAGDDIVVETQDEYFVYKMASSLPVTAPSNTSVLDPVPPGSGFTGPGRYITLTTCTPEFTSKYRLIVWGKMVEERPRSKGKPDALVE; encoded by the coding sequence GTGACCGCGCTGCGCCCCGAGCGCGAGGACTCGTACGGCACCGCGTCGTACGAGTCCTTCGGCGGTGACGCCTACGGATCGGCTGCCCACGCCGGTGAGCCGTATCAGCCGCCGGTCGACGACGAGACGGTGGCGCTGCGGATACCGCCCGCGCCCCGGCCCGGTGGCCGCTCCAGATCCGCTTCTCACGCCTCAGGGGCCTCTCCGGCCCCTGGAACACCGGCAGGTGGGCGAGCGGCCCGCAGAAAGGCCGCCAAGGGCCGCCATGGCCGTCATGGGGGTCCGGGTGACGCCGCGGAGTCGTACAACGGGTCCGACGCGCCGGCACAGGACGAGCGGCCCCTGTCGCGCGTCGAGGCGCGCCGACGGCAGCGGGCCCGCAAGCCGAGCGCCGGGGTGGTCGTCAGCCGGGCGGTCGGCGAGGTGTTCATCACCACGGGTGTGCTGATGCTGCTGTTCGTCACCTACCAGCTGTGGTGGACCAACGTGCGGGCGCACGCGCAGGCGGACAAGGAGGCGAGCAGCCTCCAGGACGACTGGGCGAACGGCAAGGGCGCCCCCGGGGTGTTCTCGCCGGGGCAGGGCTTCGCCATCCTGCACATCCCGAAGCTGGACGTGGTGGTGCCGATCGCCGAGGGCGTCAGCAACAAGAAGGTGCTCGACAAGGGCATGGTCGGCCACTACGGGGAGGGCCCGCTGACGACGGCGATGCCCGACGCCAAGACCGGCAACTTCGGGCTCGCCGGTCACCGCAACACGCACGGCGAGCCGTTCCGGTACATCAACAGGCTCCAGGCGGGCGACGACATCGTCGTGGAGACGCAGGACGAGTACTTCGTCTACAAGATGGCGTCCTCGCTGCCGGTGACCGCGCCGAGCAACACGAGCGTCCTCGACCCGGTGCCGCCGGGCTCCGGATTCACCGGGCCGGGCCGGTACATCACCCTGACGACCTGCACGCCGGAGTTCACCAGCAAGTACCGCTTGATCGTCTGGGGCAAGATGGTCGAGGAACGGCCGCGCAGCAAGGGCAAGCCGGATGCGCTCGTCGAGTAG
- the pknB gene encoding Stk1 family PASTA domain-containing Ser/Thr kinase yields the protein MEEPRRLGGRYELGHVLGRGGMAEVYLAHDTRLGRTVAVKTLRADLARDPSFQARFRREAQSAASLNHPAIVAVYDTGEDYIDGVSIPYIVMEYVDGSTLRELLHSGRKLLPERTLEMTIGILQALEYSHRAGIVHRDIKPANVMLTRNGQVKVMDFGIARAMGDSGMTMTQTSAVIGTAQYLSPEQAKGEQVDARSDLYSSGCLLYELLTVRPPFVGDSPVAVAYQHVREEPQPPSVFDPEITPEMDAIVLKALVKDPDYRYQSADEMRLDIEACLDGQPVGATAAMGSVGYGGYGDDQATTALRSTDAGATSMLPPMNPDDGGYGYDDRPDRRRQKKSNASTILLVVAAVLVLVGAVLIGKWVFSGGVNNESVAVPNLLGQNQTDAQSQLTNSDLKLGTVTQKPCEDQPKGKICDQDPDAGIKVDKDTAVNLVISTGAPKVVVESVLGKSLDEAKAILEGDKYQFVVKTKEEVSTEEEGTVLKQDPKLGAEVEKGTTITLTIAKAEQKATVPDVSNKSCDDAKAQMEQNELKGNCVQVDTQDPNQVDKVIQTVPSIGSQADKGSTVQIQIGRSNQTQVPNNLQGLSVKDAKKALQDAGLNVGNISGNSDDDAQVISSDPAPGSTVNKGQTVNLIAFKNGNNNGGNNDGGVNFFGGAGG from the coding sequence ATGGAAGAGCCGCGTCGCCTCGGCGGCCGGTACGAGCTGGGCCACGTGCTCGGCCGTGGTGGCATGGCCGAGGTCTACCTCGCGCATGACACCCGCCTCGGCCGCACCGTGGCGGTGAAGACGCTGCGCGCGGACCTCGCGCGCGACCCTTCCTTCCAGGCCCGGTTCCGCCGGGAGGCCCAGTCTGCCGCCTCGCTCAACCACCCCGCGATCGTCGCGGTCTACGACACGGGCGAGGACTACATCGACGGGGTCTCGATCCCGTACATCGTCATGGAGTACGTCGACGGCTCCACGCTCCGTGAGCTGCTCCACTCCGGCCGCAAACTGCTGCCCGAGCGGACGCTGGAGATGACCATCGGCATCCTCCAGGCCCTGGAGTACTCGCACCGGGCCGGCATCGTCCACCGCGACATCAAGCCGGCGAACGTCATGCTGACGCGCAACGGCCAGGTCAAGGTCATGGACTTCGGCATCGCCCGCGCCATGGGCGACTCCGGCATGACGATGACGCAGACGTCCGCGGTCATCGGCACCGCCCAGTACCTCTCGCCGGAGCAGGCCAAGGGCGAGCAGGTCGACGCCCGCTCCGACCTGTACTCCTCGGGCTGCCTGCTCTACGAACTGCTGACGGTGCGTCCCCCGTTCGTCGGGGACTCCCCGGTGGCCGTGGCCTACCAGCACGTCCGGGAGGAGCCGCAGCCCCCGAGCGTCTTCGACCCCGAGATCACCCCCGAGATGGACGCCATCGTCCTGAAGGCGCTGGTCAAGGACCCGGACTACCGCTACCAGTCCGCCGACGAGATGCGTCTCGACATCGAGGCCTGTCTCGACGGCCAGCCGGTCGGCGCGACGGCGGCGATGGGCTCCGTCGGGTACGGCGGCTACGGCGACGACCAGGCCACCACGGCCCTGCGCTCCACGGACGCCGGGGCCACGTCGATGCTGCCGCCCATGAACCCGGACGACGGCGGCTACGGCTACGACGACCGTCCCGACCGGCGCCGCCAGAAGAAGTCCAACGCCTCGACGATCCTGCTGGTCGTCGCCGCCGTGCTGGTGCTCGTCGGTGCGGTCCTGATCGGCAAGTGGGTGTTCAGCGGCGGCGTGAACAACGAGTCGGTCGCCGTCCCGAACCTGCTCGGCCAGAACCAGACCGACGCCCAGAGCCAGCTGACGAACAGCGACCTCAAGCTGGGGACGGTCACCCAGAAGCCCTGTGAGGATCAGCCCAAGGGCAAGATCTGCGACCAGGATCCCGACGCCGGCATAAAGGTCGACAAGGACACCGCCGTCAACCTCGTGATCTCCACCGGAGCGCCCAAGGTGGTCGTGGAGAGCGTCCTGGGCAAGAGCCTGGACGAGGCCAAGGCGATCCTGGAGGGCGACAAGTACCAGTTCGTCGTGAAGACGAAGGAGGAGGTGTCCACCGAGGAGGAGGGCACCGTCCTGAAGCAGGACCCGAAGCTCGGCGCGGAGGTGGAGAAGGGCACCACCATCACCCTCACCATCGCCAAGGCCGAGCAGAAGGCGACTGTCCCCGACGTCTCCAACAAGAGCTGTGACGACGCCAAGGCCCAGATGGAGCAGAACGAGCTCAAGGGCAACTGCGTCCAGGTCGACACCCAGGATCCGAACCAGGTCGACAAGGTCATCCAGACCGTCCCCTCGATCGGCTCCCAGGCCGACAAGGGCTCCACGGTCCAGATCCAGATCGGCCGGAGCAACCAGACCCAGGTGCCGAACAATCTCCAGGGCCTGAGCGTGAAGGACGCCAAGAAGGCGCTCCAGGACGCGGGGCTGAACGTCGGCAACATCAGCGGCAACTCGGACGACGACGCCCAGGTCATCAGCTCGGACCCGGCCCCCGGCAGCACGGTCAACAAGGGCCAGACGGTCAACCTGATCGCCTTCAAGAACGGCAACAACAACGGCGGCAACAACGACGGCGGTGTCAACTTCTTCGGTGGCGCCGGCGGCTAG
- a CDS encoding FtsW/RodA/SpoVE family cell cycle protein produces MSSTTNSPTHHTSTIGSIGTPSRRNTELALLVFAVVIPVFAYANVGLAINEKVPSGLLSYGLGLGLLAGVAHLVVRKFAPYADPLLLPVATLLNGLGLVAIWRLDQSKYLQRAEQAGTAAPRQLLYTAMGIALFIVVLVFLKDHRVLQRYTYISMVGAIFLLLLPLVPGLGQNIYGAKIWISVAGFSIQPGEFAKIVLAIFFAGYLMVKRDALALASRRVLGLYLPRGRDLGPIIVVWIISILILVFETDLGTSLLFFGMFVIMLYVATERTSWIVFGMLMSAAGAVGVAQFESHVQQRVQAWLDPMKEYTLSQQGVVGHSEQAMQALWAFGSGGTLGTGWGQGHSELIKFAANSDFILATFGEELGLAGIMALLLLYGLIVERGVRTALAARDPFGKLLAIGLSGAFALQVFVVAGGVMGLIPLTGMTMPFLAYGGSSVIANWALIGILIRISDTARRPAPAPATNPDAEMTQVVRPS; encoded by the coding sequence ATGAGCAGTACTACCAACTCGCCGACGCACCACACGTCCACGATCGGCTCGATCGGCACCCCGAGCCGGCGCAACACCGAGCTCGCGCTCCTGGTGTTCGCCGTCGTGATCCCGGTCTTCGCCTACGCCAACGTGGGCCTCGCGATCAACGAGAAGGTGCCGTCCGGCCTCCTGAGCTACGGCCTCGGCCTCGGCCTGCTGGCCGGCGTCGCGCACCTCGTCGTGCGCAAGTTCGCGCCGTACGCGGATCCGCTGCTGCTGCCGGTGGCCACGCTGCTGAACGGGCTCGGACTCGTCGCCATCTGGCGGCTGGACCAGTCGAAGTACCTCCAGCGGGCCGAGCAGGCCGGCACGGCCGCGCCACGGCAGCTGCTGTACACGGCGATGGGCATCGCCCTTTTCATCGTGGTGCTGGTCTTCCTCAAGGACCACCGCGTCCTGCAGCGCTACACCTACATCTCGATGGTCGGCGCGATCTTCCTGCTGCTGCTCCCGCTGGTGCCGGGCCTCGGCCAGAACATCTACGGCGCCAAGATCTGGATCTCGGTCGCCGGTTTCTCCATCCAGCCAGGTGAGTTCGCCAAGATCGTGCTGGCGATCTTCTTCGCCGGCTATCTGATGGTGAAGCGCGACGCGCTCGCCCTGGCCAGCCGCCGTGTCCTCGGCCTGTACCTGCCGCGCGGCCGCGACCTCGGCCCCATCATCGTCGTCTGGATCATCTCGATCCTGATCCTGGTCTTCGAGACGGACCTCGGCACCTCGCTGCTGTTCTTCGGAATGTTCGTCATCATGCTGTACGTCGCCACCGAGCGGACCAGCTGGATCGTCTTCGGCATGCTGATGTCCGCGGCCGGCGCGGTCGGCGTGGCCCAGTTCGAGAGCCACGTCCAGCAGCGTGTCCAGGCCTGGCTCGACCCGATGAAGGAGTACACGCTCTCCCAGCAAGGCGTCGTCGGTCACTCCGAGCAGGCCATGCAGGCCCTGTGGGCGTTCGGCTCGGGCGGCACCCTCGGCACCGGCTGGGGCCAGGGCCACTCGGAGCTGATCAAGTTCGCCGCCAACTCCGACTTCATCCTCGCCACCTTCGGCGAGGAGCTGGGCCTCGCCGGGATCATGGCGCTCCTGCTGCTGTACGGGCTGATCGTGGAGCGCGGTGTGCGCACCGCCCTCGCCGCCCGCGACCCCTTCGGCAAGCTGCTGGCCATCGGCCTCTCCGGCGCCTTCGCCCTCCAGGTGTTCGTCGTCGCCGGCGGTGTGATGGGCCTCATCCCGCTCACCGGTATGACGATGCCCTTCCTCGCGTACGGCGGTTCCTCCGTCATCGCCAACTGGGCTCTGATCGGCATCCTGATCCGGATCAGCGACACCGCCCGGCGCCCGGCGCCCGCGCCCGCCACCAACCCCGACGCCGAGATGACCCAGGTGGTCCGCCCGTCATGA
- a CDS encoding aminodeoxychorismate/anthranilate synthase component II, translating to MSARILVVDNYDSFVFNLVQYLYQLGAECEVLRNDEVSTAQVHGVASRSGEAGNGGGFDGVLLSPGPGTPEEAGVCIEMVRHCAATGVPVFGVCLGMQSMQVAYGGVVDRAPELLHGKTSLVEHTGAGVFAGLPTPFTATRYHSLAAEPATVPAEIEVTARTHDGIIMGLRHRELPVEGVQFHPESVLTEHGHRMLANWLVECGDQGAVARSAGLAPVVGRATA from the coding sequence GTGAGCGCGCGCATCCTTGTCGTCGACAACTACGACAGCTTCGTCTTCAACCTGGTCCAGTACCTGTACCAGCTGGGCGCCGAGTGCGAGGTCCTGCGCAACGACGAGGTCTCCACGGCCCAGGTCCATGGGGTCGCCTCCCGCTCGGGCGAAGCCGGGAACGGGGGAGGCTTCGACGGCGTCCTGCTGTCCCCCGGGCCCGGTACGCCCGAGGAGGCCGGTGTCTGTATCGAGATGGTCCGGCACTGCGCGGCGACCGGTGTGCCCGTCTTCGGCGTCTGCCTGGGCATGCAGTCGATGCAGGTGGCGTACGGCGGTGTCGTGGACCGGGCGCCGGAGCTGCTGCACGGCAAGACCTCGCTGGTGGAGCACACGGGCGCAGGCGTCTTCGCGGGCCTGCCGACCCCCTTCACGGCGACCCGCTACCACTCGCTGGCCGCCGAGCCGGCGACGGTCCCGGCGGAAATCGAGGTCACGGCCCGCACCCACGACGGCATCATCATGGGTCTGCGTCACCGTGAACTGCCCGTCGAGGGCGTGCAGTTCCACCCGGAGTCGGTGCTGACCGAGCACGGGCACCGGATGCTGGCCAACTGGCTGGTGGAGTGCGGCGACCAGGGCGCTGTGGCGAGGTCGGCGGGGCTCGCCCCGGTGGTGGGCAGGGCCACGGCGTGA